Genomic DNA from Clostridium sp. BJN0013:
CAACCTGTGTAACAGGGCTTATAACAGTGGATACAGGAACTCATTGGAACTATTTTGGAAAAACGGTAATTTTGGCTTTAATTCAGGTGGGCGGACTTGGATTTATGGCGTTTTCCACTCTTATTGCGTTGATTTTAGGAAGAAAAATCACATTAAAGGAAAGACTGTTAATTCATGAGTCACTTAATTCTTTTAATATACAGGGGCTTGTAAAAATGTCAAAGAACATATTATTGTTTACTTTTTTAGTAGAAGCTGTAGGAGCAGTTGTTTTGTCTTCTCAGTTTGTTCCTCAATTTGGGCTTAGCAGAGGACTTTTTTATTCAATTTTTCACTCTGTGTCTGCATTCTGTAATGCTGGCATAGACTTAATTGGAGAGGGTAGAAGTTTAGTACCTTATTATAATAATTTTACAATAATATTTACTATAAGTATATTGATTATCATTGGAGGATTAGGATTTTATGTATGGCAGGAAATATATAATTTAAGTTTTAAGCATATAAAGAGACTTTCTCTTCATTCAAAGGTTTGTATAACAATGGCTGTTGTACTTTTAGCCTCTGGAACCATATTGTTTTTTTTATTTGAATTTGACAATCCAGCTACTATGAAACATATGACTTCAGGAGATAAGCTGTTATCTTCATTTTTTGCTTCAGTTTCAGCGAGAACTGCAGGATTTAATTCGATTTCCATTTCTGATATGAGTGAAAATAGTAAATTTTTAACTATTGTATTTATGTTTATAGGTGGAGCTCCAGGCTCTACAGCAGGGGGGATAAAGACAACCACTGCAGCTTTAATTATAATGACAGCTGTATCTGTAATAAAAGGCAGGCAGGAGACTGAAATTTATAAAAGAACCATAAAAAAAGATCTGGTATACAAAGCTATTGTGATATTTATAATTTATGTAATATTAATTTCTATATCTTCTTTGATACTAGGTGTAACTGAGAAAAATAAATCCATGGAAACCATAATTTTTGAGTGTGTATCGGCTATTGGAACTTGTGGATTGAGTATTGGAATTACACCTAGTTTGAGTGCTATGGGAAAAATGATTATAATTATAACTATGTTTTTTGGGAGGTTAGGTGGTCTTACTGTAATATTATCCATGATAAACAGGAAGATTCCTAAATCTATAAAATATCCCGAGGATAAAATATTAATTGGATAAAATTTGAAAAACGGAGATGATCTTATGAAAAAAAAGCAGTATTTAGTTGTGGGCCTGGGGAGGTTTGGAAAATCAATAGCTAGAACTCTCTATGAACTTGGAAATGATGTACTTGCAGTGGATTCAAGAGAAGATAATGTTCAGGATATAACTCCTTATGTGACACAGGCAGTTGAGGCAGATGCCACTGAGGAGGAGAATCTTAAGGCACTTGGGGTGAATAATTTTGATGTAGCTATAATAATAGGTGCCGACATTCAAAGTAGTGTTATAGTTACCTTATTGTTAAAGGAAATGGGTATGAAATTTGTACTTGCCAAGGCCAATACAGATTTACATGCAAAGATTCTATATAAAATAGGAGCTGATAAAGTTGTTTTCCCTGAAAAAGATACAGCTGTTAGAATTGCTCATAATCTGGTATCAAATAATATGTTGGATTTTATAGCATTATCCCCTGAATATAGAGTAGCGGAAATACTATGTATAAAAAAATGGATTGGAAAAAATTTAGAGCAATTGAATATAAGGTCTAAGTATGGAATAAATATTATAATGATAAAAAGAGGGGACGATATAAATGTATCACCTGCTTCAGATTTTGTATTTTTGGAAGGGGATATAGTTGTAGCTATAGGGGGACAAAAAGAAATTGAAAAATTGGAAAATAGCATTTGATATTATATAGTTATTATTTTAATAATGCCATCCCTGTATTGATTTTTAAAATAAATAATGCTAAATGCTAATAATTTGCATTTAAT
This window encodes:
- a CDS encoding TrkH family potassium uptake protein, which codes for MEFKNKSLFKMNEIQILILGFLLIIIVGAILLWLPISSENHTYTNFIDSLFVATSATCVTGLITVDTGTHWNYFGKTVILALIQVGGLGFMAFSTLIALILGRKITLKERLLIHESLNSFNIQGLVKMSKNILLFTFLVEAVGAVVLSSQFVPQFGLSRGLFYSIFHSVSAFCNAGIDLIGEGRSLVPYYNNFTIIFTISILIIIGGLGFYVWQEIYNLSFKHIKRLSLHSKVCITMAVVLLASGTILFFLFEFDNPATMKHMTSGDKLLSSFFASVSARTAGFNSISISDMSENSKFLTIVFMFIGGAPGSTAGGIKTTTAALIIMTAVSVIKGRQETEIYKRTIKKDLVYKAIVIFIIYVILISISSLILGVTEKNKSMETIIFECVSAIGTCGLSIGITPSLSAMGKMIIIITMFFGRLGGLTVILSMINRKIPKSIKYPEDKILIG
- a CDS encoding TrkA family potassium uptake protein; translated protein: MKKKQYLVVGLGRFGKSIARTLYELGNDVLAVDSREDNVQDITPYVTQAVEADATEEENLKALGVNNFDVAIIIGADIQSSVIVTLLLKEMGMKFVLAKANTDLHAKILYKIGADKVVFPEKDTAVRIAHNLVSNNMLDFIALSPEYRVAEILCIKKWIGKNLEQLNIRSKYGINIIMIKRGDDINVSPASDFVFLEGDIVVAIGGQKEIEKLENSI